A single Cannabis sativa cultivar Pink pepper isolate KNU-18-1 chromosome 7, ASM2916894v1, whole genome shotgun sequence DNA region contains:
- the LOC115696775 gene encoding potassium channel KAT1-like, whose translation MLPPLGATINQNQTTRLNKYIVSPFNPRYRAWEIFLIVLVVYSAWICPFEFAFLPNKKDDALFIINNIINGFFAIDIFLTFFVAYLDSNTYLLIDNPKKIAIRYLCTWFIFDVCSTAPFQSISLLFSNHHGSELCFKLLNMFRLWRLRRVSSLFARLEKDIRFNYFWTRCTKLISVTLFAVHLAGCINYLIANRYPNSSQTWIGVVNLNFKRDSLWNRYVASIYWSITTLTTTGYGDLHAENPREMLFYILYMIFNLGLTSYLIGNMTNLVVHSTSRTKNFRDTMKATSKFAQRNQLPRGVHDQMLSHLCVRFKTERLKQQKTLNSLPNAIRSSIAYHLFLPTLHKTYLFQGVSQDFLFQLISEMEVEYFPAKEDVILQNEAPTYLYILVSGSVDFISNTTPGHDQVIGKAHAGDTFGEIGVLCYKPQPFTVRTTELAQILLLNITPLMNIIQANVEDGNIIMNNFIMKMNNGEETSLGYKMNNIENDYYFKGPKEKNIICDTTMKKRVIIHHHHQHQQQQQQQYGKLIILPDSIQELFKVAGEKFGSKPTKIINGESAEIDDISTIRDGDHLFFLFIYDYKRIVE comes from the exons ATGTTACCACCACTTGGAGCCACAATCAACCAAAACCAAACTACTCGACTCAACAAATATATTGTTTCTCCTTTTAATCCTCGTTACAG GGCTTGGGAGATATTTCTTATTGTTCTTGTGGTTTACTCTGCTTGGATATGCCCCTTTGAGTTTGCATTTTTGCCAAATAAAAAAGACGACGCTTTATTCATAATAAACAACATTATCAATGGCTTCTTCGCCATTGATATCTTTCTTACTTTCTTCGTAGCCTATTTGGATAGCAACACATATCTTCTAATTGACAATCCAAAGAAGATTGCAATTAG GTACCTATGTACTTGGTTCATTTTCGACGTGTGCTCTACTGCCCCGTTTCAATCCATTAGCCTTCTTTTCTCAAATCATCATGGTAGTGAACTTTGTTTTAAACTCCTTAACATGTTCAGGCTCTGGCGCCTCAGACGAGTCAGCTCTCTCTTTGCAAG aCTTGAGAAGGATATCCGATTCAACTATTTCTGGACTCGTTGTACAAAACTTATTTCA GTGACCCTTTTCGCAGTACACTTGGCCGGATGTATTAACTATTTGATAGCGAATAGATACCCTAATTCAAGCCAAACATGGATCGGAGTTGTGAACCTGAATTTCAAAAGAGATAGTCTTTGGAACAGATATGTAGCTTCGATTTACTGGTCCATCACAACACTAACCACCACAGGTTATGGAGATTTGCATGCTGAAAATCCAAGGGAAATGCTTTTTTATATCCTATACATGATTTTCAATTTGGGATTAACATCTTATCTCATTGGGAACATGACAAACTTGGTTGTTCACTCAACGAGTCGCACCAAAAATTTT AGAGATACGATGAAAGCAACTTCAAAATTTGCTCAACGAAACCAGTTGCCTCGCGGAGTTCATGATCAAATGTTGTCACACTTATGTGTAAGGTTCAAAACAGAAAGATTGAAGCAACAAAAAACCTTGAACAGTCTACCAAATGCCATACGTTCAAGTATTGCATACCATTTATTCTTACCTACACTTCACAAAACATATCTCTTCCAAGGAGTTTCTCAAGATTTTCTATTCCAATTG atttCAGAGATGGAGGTAGAGTACTTCCCAGCTAAAGAAGATGTTATTTTGCAAAATGAGGCTCCAACTTATCTATATATACTAGTTTCAGGATCTGTA GATTTCATATCAAATACTACTCCTGGCCATGATCAA GTTATTGGAAAAGCACATGCAGGAGACACATTTGGAGAAATTGGAGTTTTATGTTACAAACCACAACCGTTTACAGTTAGAACAACAGAGCTTGCTCAAATATTATTGCTCAACATAACACCATTGATGAATATCATACAAGCAAATGTTGAAGATGGGAACATCATCATGAATAATTTCATTATG AAGATGAATAATGGGGAAGAAACTAGCTTGGGATATAAAATGAATAATATTGAGAATGATTATTATTTCAAAGGACCAAAAGAGAAGAACATAATATGTGACACTACAATGAAGAAAAGAGTTATtatccatcatcatcatcaacatcaacaacaacaacaacaacaatatggGAAGCTAATAATCCTACCTGACTCAATTCAAGAGTTGTTCAAGGTTGCTG GTGAAAAGTTTGGAAGCAAGCctacaaaaatcatcaatggAGAGAGTGCAGAAATTGATGACATAAGTACAATAAGGGATGGTGATCACctgtttttcttatttatttatgattacAAGAGAATTGTAGAGTAG